One window from the genome of Yamadazyma tenuis chromosome 7, complete sequence encodes:
- a CDS encoding uncharacterized protein (COG:G; EggNog:ENOG503NWXD) — translation MVLKGVIISWDDKQLALRSYEHGGADHEKKLQIEDDHSITDAVAIHSREIPVLDDPSLFPEGGRKAYMVLFGSFCGMVSCLAFLNSAGVMQNYLVEHILTTTPTSTIGWIFSINSFIQFGCLLVVGPIFDRLGAKIPLMAGICLFAIGYLCCSWATKPYQFILSYSIVGGLGASLIFCCNIGVLSHWFLKRRGQAIGTSYLGGALGGALFPVMYRSLFPQIGFGWTVRVGTFICLALSVVSLLLIEDRNSVFARASTNESVFMEVIKTIDIRVFKDKVYTCLVLSLLGQGFAFMVTSTYVTSYSTAQGFSPDKSYLLILTFNSLSIPGRILPGILADKYGRFNMLCIICSCSTITIFVLWLNTKVSHTLVGLFIFSGVYGFTSGSTLSLAPTCVGQISKTQDFAKRTGTAFFVFSFGDLIGIPIGGAIAGANTSKSYDNMVIFVAISSIFGTCGAFLSRYLYAGFKPVRV, via the exons ATGGTATTGAAGGGTGTAATTATTAGTTGGGATGACAAGCAGTTGGCGTTGAGAAGCTACGA GCATGGTGGTGCAGATCACGAGAAGAAATTGCAAATTGAAGACGATCACTCAATCACAGATGCAGTCGCGATCCATAGTCGTGAAATACCGGTGCTAGATGATCCATCCCTCTTTCCAGAAGGTGGAAGGAAGGCATATATGGTTTTATTTGGGTCTTTTTGTGGAATGGTGTCGTGTTTGGCGTTTCTCAATTCTGCTGGAGTGATGCAAAACTATTTGGTAGAACATATTTTAACCACCACCCCCACTTCCACGATTGGGTGGATCTTCTCAATCAACTCGTTTATCCAGTTTGGGTgcttgttggtggtgggccCGATATTTGATCGTTTGGGGGCCAAAATCCCCTTGATGGCAGGTATTTGCCTATTCGCTATAGGCTACTTATGTTGCTCCTGGGCAACAAAGCCGTACCAATTTATTTTGAGCTACAGTATCGTGGGAGGATTGGGAGCCAGCTTGATTTTCTGCTGTAACATCGGGGTTCTTTCCCACTGGTTTCTCAAGAGAAGAGGTCAGGCAATAGGCACTTCATACCTTGGAGGTGCTCTTGGAGGTGCATTGTTCCCAGTGATGTACCGGTCTCTCTTCCCCCAAATTGGGTTTGGATGGACCGTGCGTGTAGGGACCTTCATCTGCTTGGCACTTCTGGTGGTGTCTCTTCTACTTATAGAGGATCGCAATAGTGTGTTTGCGAGGGCTTCCACTAATGAAAGCGTGTTTATGGAGGTGATTAAAACCATCGATATACGGGTCTTCAAGGACAAAGTTTACACGTGTCTTGTACTATCACTCTTGGGACAAGGGTTTGCATTCATGGTGACCCTGACATACGTGACTTCATATTCCACTGCCCAAGGGTTTTCTCCCGATAAGTCGTACTTGTTGATACTCACGTTCAACTCGCTTTCTATCCCCGGAAGAATTCTTCCTGGGATTCTCGCAGATAAATACGGCCGGTTTAATATGCTATGTATAATCTGCCTGTGCTCCACCATTACCATTTTCGTGCTATGGCTTAATACGAAGGTGTCTCACACTTTGGTGGGACTCTTTATATTTTCAGGAGTTTACGGGTTCACGTCGGGCCTGACACTTTCATTGGCACCTACCTGTGTGGGGCAGATTAGCAAAACACAAGACTTTGCCAAACGGACAGGAACTGCTTTTTTTGTGTTTAGTTTTGGTGATCTCATTGGCATCCCTATTGGAGGTGCCATTGCGGGAGccaacacctccaaaagTTATGACAATATGGTAATTTTCGTGGCAATTCTGTCAATATTTGGAACATGTGGGGCGTTCCTCTCTCGATATCTTTACGCTGGCTTCAAGCCAGTTAGAGTATGA
- a CDS encoding tRNA G18 (ribose-2'-O)-methylase SpoU (EggNog:ENOG503NWQP; COG:A) produces the protein MLKQSVRYVSNVRRSLGASKAQSRDKRTTIDRYLPQDPPKKEKEWEKRGVSKDEFFTKKYSFMSDWGKQKLEHKISREQRFKSHKREHARMQRDDDRDHRDSRTQRSDNYRDSRPQRSDSYRDSRSQTSNDYRGSRYDDFEKHSILDNALLEYVYGRHAVLSVLKAKKRQSYEKLVYTEGKTPITDILSMCKKYGVQTELAASKQQLDFLTNKAVHNGVALATRKLELPTLAKLGPHDAETGTYNLDIWNELYNAQTTIHKQVQRSSEESRNPLALYLDEITDPQNVGAIIRSAYFFGVDFIVTPSHNTARLGPAAAKAAAGALDLMDIYQVENGLKFIRDVKESPWALVTTEVKESTKTITHSQLSDILVDAPVLLVLGSEGSGVRTNIKNLSDFYVRLSKNRTDSDAVVDSLNVSSAASVLISSFMR, from the coding sequence ATGTTGAAACAAAGCGTCAGATACGTCTCCAACGTGAGAAGATCCTTGGGAGCTTCCAAGGCTCAGAGCAGAGACAAGCGCACCACAATAGATAGGTATCTTCCCCAAGATCccccaaagaaagagaaagaatgGGAAAAAAGGGGTGTCTCCAAAGACGAATTTTTCACAAAGAAGTACAGCTTCATGAGTGATTGGGGCAAACAGAAGCTTGAGCACAAAATATCTAGAGAGCAACGGTTCAAGTCGCACAAGAGAGAGCATGCCCGGATGCAAAGAGACGACGATCGAGATCACCGGGATTCAAGAACTCAGCGATCAGATAACTACCGGGACTCCAGACCCCAACGATCAGATAGCTACCGCGACTCGAGGTCCCAAACGTCAAACGATTACCGAGGCTCGAGATATGACGATTTCGAAAAACACTCCATCCTCGATAATGCACTCTTGGAATATGTGTACGGCAGACATGCAGTTTTGTCGGTTTTGAAGGCCAAAAAAAGACAGCTGTATGAGAAGTTGGTGTACACTGAAGGGAAGACACCAATAACCGATATTCTTAGCATGTGCAAGAAGTACGGTGTTCAAACCGAATTGGCTGCAAGTAAGCAGCAGCTCGATTTCCTCACCAATAAAGCGGTGCATAATGGAGTTGCGTTGGCCACCCGCAAGCTCGAACTCCCTACGTTGGCCAAGCTCGGCCCCCATGATGCTGAAACCGGCACGTACAACCTCGACATCTGGAACGAACTCTACAACGCCCAAACCActatccacaaacaggtACAACGGTCGTCCGAGGAATCGAGAAATCCATTGGCACTTTACTTGGACGAAATTACCGACCCCCAAAACGTTGGGGCCATTATCCGGTCTGCCTACTTCTTCGGAGTGGACTTCATTGTCACCCCATCACACAACACTGCTCGCCTTGGACCCGCTGCTGCCAAAGCTGCTGCTGGAGCTCTTGACTTGATGGACATCTACCAGGTTGAGAACGGCTTGAAGTTCATTCGAGACGTTAAAGAGAGTCCCTGGGCCCTTGTGACCACCGAAGTAAAGGAATCCACGAAAACTATCACCCACAGTCAGCTTTCAGATATTCTTGTGGATGCTCCGGTTCTTCTTGTGTTGGGTAGTGAAGGTAGTGGTGTGCGGaccaacatcaagaacttatCAGATTTCTACGTCAGACTTTCGAAGAACAGAACAGACTCCGATGCCGTGGTCGACTCACTTAATGTGAGCTCCGCCGCCAGCGTATTGATATCGAGCTTTATGCGGTAG
- a CDS encoding uncharacterized protein (COG:S; EggNog:ENOG503NWAM) — translation MGINNPIPRSLKSESKKAAKVLASFIKPNQVVGPDQIIPPQVLKNAKGLAIITVLKAGFLFSGRAGSGVIVARLPDGSWSPPSAIITAGAGVGGQIGAELTDFVFILNTKSAVDSFAQFGSVTLGANVSVAAGPLGRNAEGAGTASLKGAAAIFAYSKTKGLFAGVSLEGSAIVERREANRKFYGEDCKARHILSGRVEAPPACDSLMRVLESRAFNNRLPSDDDDYDDDYYDDIPDNFSDSTTASPSSRRRAGTASSRRRYSDEYSDEYSDEDRDYGRSGSSRGGARRQPSNSLRTNSKTNSRWEDDIYDTGRSTNGRSRGNSEVDRLGSRLGDSRISNNGPSRPPTSSKPNFGGAPKPTASQAIALYSFKGEQPGDLAFKKGDVFDIVKKTDTTDDWWTGRNNGVTGIFPANYVELI, via the exons ATGGGAATAAACAATCCAATCCCTAGAAGCTTGAAGAGCGAGTCCAA AAAAGCTGCTAAGGTTCTTGCGTCCTTCATCAAACCCAACCAGGTGGTGGGACCAGACCAAATCATTCCTCCACAAGTGTTGAAAAATGCCAAGGGGTTGGCGATCATCACCGTGTTGAAAGCAGGGTTCCTCTTTTCTGGAAGAGCTGGCTCTGGAGTTATTGTGGCCCGATTACCGGACGGGTCCTGGTCGCCTCCTTCCGCCATCATCACCGCCGGTGCTGGTGTGGGAGGTCAAATTGGTGCTGAACTCACGGACTTTGTGTTTATTTTGAACACCAAATCCGCCGTGGACTCGTTTGCTCAGTTTGGATCCGTCACCTTGGGTGCCAACGTGTCGGTAGCGGCGGGACCGTTGGGAAGAAACGCTGAAGGGGCGGGAACTGCATCGTTGAAAGGAGCGGCCGCCATTTTTGCATACTCCAAGACCAAGGGTTTATTTGCCGGTGTTTCTTTGGAAGGTTCGGCTATCGTGGAGAGAAGAGAAGCTAACAGAAAGTTTTACGGAGAAGATTGCAAGGCCAGACACATTTTGAGTGGCCGTGTAGAAGCCCCTCCTGCCTGTGATAGCTTGATGAGGGTATTGGAAAGTCGGGCTTTCAACAACCGGTTGCCctctgatgatgacgacTATGATGACGACTACTATGACGATATTCCCGACAATTTCTCAGATTCTACCACCGCgtctccttcttcaagaagacGTGCTGGAACCGCCTCCAGCCGTAGAAGGTACTCGGACGAGTACCTGGATGAGTATTCGGACGAAGATCGTGACTATGGAAGGAGTGGATCTTCTCGTGGAGGTGCAAGAAGGCAACCTTCGAATAGTTTGAGGACCAATTCCAAAACCAACTCGAGATGGGAAGACGACATTTACGACACGGGGAGATCCACCAACGGCCGCTCCCGAGGAAACAGCGAGGTAGATCGGTTGGGCTCTCGTCTTGGAGACTCGAGGATATCGAATAACGGTCCTTCAAGACCTCCAACCTCTTCCAAGCCAAACTTTGGAGGTGCTCCAAAACCAACTGCTTCACAGGCCATTGCTTTGTATTCCTTCAAAGGTGAACAACCTGGTGATTTGGCGTTCAAGAAGGGAGATGTGTTTGACATTGTCAAGAAGACCGATACTACTGACGATTGGTGGACAGGAAGAAACAATGGTGTGACAGGAATATTTCCTGCCAATTATGTAGAGTTGATCTGA
- the VAC8 gene encoding Vacuolar protein 8 (COG:U; BUSCO:EOG09261JUE; EggNog:ENOG503NU9V), with protein MGACCSCLFPRNNNGKYSPLLLADNEREAISALLQYLENRSDVDFFSNGPLKALSTLVYSENIDLQRSAALAFAEITEKDVREVNRDVLEPILILLQSSDAEVQRAACGALGNLAVNNENKVLIVEMGGLEPLIRQMMSTNIEVQCNAVGCITNLATQDDNKSKIAKSGALIPLTKLAKSKDIRVQRNATGALLNMTHSGENRQELVNAGAVPVLVSLLSNEDVDVQYYCTTALSNIAVDETNRKKLSTTEPKLVSQLVGLMTSPSPRVQCQATLALRNLASDSGYQVEIVRAGGLPHLVQLLTSNHQPLILAAVACIRNISIHPQNEALIIEAGFLKPLVSLLNYSDSEEIQCHAVSTLRNLAASSERNRLALLAAGAVDKCKDLVLSVPLSVQSEISACFAILALADDLKPRLYESHIIDVLIPLTFSENGEVCGNSAAALANLCSRVSDEHKQYILNNWTQPNEGIYGFLIRFLQSESGTFEHIALWTILQLLESNNSEINALIKENESILNGIKNLGISQQSQQSQISPNDEQYDDSRVELFNLTQQILQILG; from the coding sequence ATGGGTGCTTGTTGTAGTTGCTTATTTCCTCGCAACAATAACGGCAAATATTCGCCTCTCTTGTTGGCTGACAACGAGAGAGAAGCCATCTCCGCCTTGTTAcagtacttggaaaacCGTTCCGACGTGGATTTCTTCAGTAATGGGCCTTTGAAAGCTCTCAGCACTTTGGTGTATTCTGAGAATATCGACTTACAGAGAAGTGCTGCATTGGCGTTTGCAGAAATAACCGAAAAGGACGTGAGAGAGGTCAACAGAGATGTGTTGGAGCCAATCTTGATTTTATTACAGAGTTCCGATGCCGAAGTCCAAAGGGCTGCTTGTGGAGCTTTGGGTAATTTGGCCGTCAATAATGAAAATAAGGTTTTGATTGTGGAAATGGGAGGTTTGGAACCTTTGATTAGACAGATGATGTCTACAAACATTGAGGTTCAATGTAATGCCGTTGGATGTATTACCAACTTGGCAACCCAAGATGACAATAAGTCCAAGATTGCTAAGAGCGGTGCGTTGATTCCATTGACCAAATTAGCCAAATCGAAAGATATTAGAGTGCAAAGAAATGCTACCGGAGCCTTGTTGAATATGACTCACTCCGGGGAAAATAGACAGGAGTTGGTTAATGCTGGTGCTGTACCTGTGTTGGTGTCGTTGTTGTCGAACGAGGATGTCGATGTCCAGTACTATTGTACCACTGCTCTTTCCAATATTGCTGTTGATGAAACCAACCGAAAGAAGCTCTCCACTACTGAACCTAAGTTGGTGAGTCAATTGGTTGGGTTGATGACGTCTCCTTCTCCTCGGGTCCAGTGTCAGGCTACTTTGGCCTTGAGAAACTTGGCTTCAGATTCTGGTTATCAAGTGGAAATTGTGAGAGCTGGAGGTTTGCCACATTTGGTACAATTGTTAACGtcaaatcaccaaccaTTGATCTTGGCAGCCGTTGCCTGTATCAGAAACATCTCTATCCATCCTCAAAATGAAGCTTTAATTATCGAAGCAGGTTTCTTGAAACCATTGGtgagtttgttgaactaCTCCGACTCGGAAGAAATTCAGTGTCATGCGGTTTCTACCTTAAGAAACTTGGCTGCGTCGAGTGAAAGAAATAGATTGGCTTTGTTGGCTGCTGGAGCTGTGGATAAATGTAAAGATTTGGTATTGAGTGTTCCGCTTTCAGTTCAACTGGAAATATCTGCTTGTTTTGCAATTTTGGCATTGGCTGACGATTTGAAACCAAGATTATACGAGAGTCATATTATTGATGTGTTGATTCCTTTGACTTTCAGtgaaaatggtgaagtttgtggaaaCTCGGCTGCGGCATTGGCCAACTTGTGCTCAAGAGTCTCAGACGAACACAAACAGTATATTTTAAACAATTGGACCCAGCCAAACGAAGGAATCTACGGGTTTTTGATCAGATTCTTACAGAGTGAAAGTGGTACTTTCGAGCATATTGCTCTTTGGACCATTTTACAGTTGTTGGAATCTAACAACAGTGAAATCAATGCATTGATAAAGGAAAATGAGTCGATTTTGAATGgtatcaagaacttgggtATTTCCCAGCAATCGCAACAATCACAAATATCTCCTAATGATGAACAGTACGACGATTCCAGAGTCGAATTATTCAACCTTACACAACAAATCTTGCAAATCTTGGGTTGA
- the HIS3 gene encoding imidazoleglycerol-phosphate dehydratase (COG:E; BUSCO:EOG09264TJN; EggNog:ENOG503NV4T), translating into MRTATISRDTNETKIQIALSLDGGHVALEKSLFVQSGSKSDEHATQATSSQVINVQTGIGFLDHMLHALAKHSGWSLIVECIGDLHIDDHHSAEDVAIALGMAFHKALGQVRGVKRFGTGFAPLDEALSRAVVDLSNRPYAVIDLGLKREKIGDLSCEMIPHVLESFAQGAAITLHVDCLRGFNDHHRAESAFKALAVAIKEAISSNGTDEVPSTKGVLF; encoded by the coding sequence ATGAGAACCGCTACGATATCTAGAGACACCAACGAAACCAAAATTCAGATCGCTTTGTCGTTGGATGGAGGACATGTGGCTCTTGAAAAGTCGTTGTTTGTACAAAGTGGCTCTAAATCTGATGAGCACGCTACCCAGGCCACCTCTTCGCAGGTCATCAACGTACAAACTGGTATTGGGTTTTTGGACCACATGTTGCACGCGTTGGCAAAGCACTCGGGCTGGTCACTTATAGTGGAGTGTATTGGAGACCTCCACATCGATGACCATCACTCGGCGGAAGATGTGGCTATCGCGTTGGGAATGGCCTTCCACAAGGCGTTGGGTCAAGTGAGAGGTGTCAAGAGATTTGGAACTGGATTTGCCCCGTTAGACGAAGCTTTGAGTCGAGCGGTAGTGGATCTTTCCAACAGACCGTATGCGGTGATCGACTTGGGTTTGAAGAGAGAAAAAATTGGGGATTTATCGTGTGAGATGATTCCTCAcgttcttgaaagttttgCCCAAGGAGCCGCCATCACCTTACACGTTGATTGCTTGAGGGGGTTCAACGATCACCACCGGGCCGAGAGTGCCTTCAAAGCATTAGCAGTGGCCATTAAGGAAGCCATTTCAAGTAACGGGACCGATGAAGTACCTAGTACTAAGGGAGTTTTATTTTAG
- a CDS encoding uncharacterized protein (COG:S; EggNog:ENOG503NXGU) has protein sequence MVEYHLVVLVHGLWGTSSHMAYVKSQIEQEAKSRATKEKIVCYITGSHSGFLTHDGIDVNGKRICDEILAKTQDLTVDKDKVTKFSIVGYSLGGLISRYAVGYLYSIGFFDNIQPINFTSFCTPHVGALNPGTSWGTRIYNYISPYVLAHTGFQLFLGDRKKDKLPLLVWMSDHRSAFFKALSSFNNLVLYANVINDKRTAWYTAAISSRDPFKSMINENASAYVLEFVDGYAPNVVDISKPLEFKSELNDNVQPPIVKRGKRSLWRKFNWLKLIYAVVVFPLWILYALGLAGVQAFRNHRRVGAFFKDRANSLVHLYEGTKSDTDSDDWTLESFEKGVSQRMEDQTDTFVESVFTAMNGDSYKNYQASTGSTSGETGSLVNLSGKEQDFKLGLNEDQVTIINNLNKLNWNKFPVLIRKTKQTHRAAVYRTDDPAFSEGKVVVQQFAQQAFEF, from the exons ATGGTCGAATATCACCTTGTTGTTTTGGTGCACGG GCTTTGGGGAACCTCCTCCCATATGGCGTATGTTAAGTCTCAAATTGAGCAAGAAGCTAAATCAAGAGCAACCAAGGAAAAGATTGTATGCTACATCACCGGATCACACAGCGGATTTCTCACGCACGATGGGATTGACGTGAATGGGAAACGGATTTGTGATGAGATTCTCGCAAAGACCCAAGACTTGACCGTAGACAAGGATAAGGTTACCAAGTTTTCCATAGTGGGATACTCTCTTGGAGGGTTGATATCCCGGTATGCTGTGGGATATTTGTACTCAATTGGATTCTTCGACAATATCCAGCccatcaacttcaccagTTTCTGTACTCCTCACGTAGGAGCGTTGAATCCAGGGACAAGTTGGGGAACCAGAATCTACAATTATATTTCTCCATACGTTTTGGCTCATACTGGCTTCCAGTTGTTTTTGGGCGACAGGAAGAAAGATAAGCTCCCGTTGCTTGTGTGGATGTCAGACCACCGGTCAGCTTTTTTCAAGGCATTGagcagtttcaacaacttggtgcTCTATGCCAATGTCATTAACGACAAGAGAACTGCCTGGTACACAGCCGCTATTTCGTCTCGGGATCCGTTCAAGTCGATGATCAACGAAAATGCCAGTGCTTATGTtcttgagtttgttgatggaTATGCTCCAAATGTGGTGGATATTTCAAAACCACTTGAATTCAAGAGCGAACTTAATGACAATGTACAGCCTCCTATTGTCAAAAGAGGCAAGAGATCGTTGTGGAGAAAGTTCAATTGGCTCAAGTTGATTTACGCAGTTGTTGTTTTTCCCTTATGGATTTTGTACGCTCTTGGACTTGCTGGTGTACAAGCATTCAGAAACCACAGAAGAGTAGGAGCTTTTTTTAAGGACCGAGCAAACAGCTTGGTTCATTTGTACGAGGGTACCAAGAGCGATACTGACTCGGACGACTGGACACTTGAAAGCTTTGAGAAAGGGGTCTCGCAGAGAATGGAGGACCAAACTGACACTTTTGTTGAATCTGTGTTTACGGCAATGAACGGTGATTCCTATAAGAATTACCAAGCCAGCACCGGATCGACTAGTGGAGAGACCGGCAGTCTTGTCAACCTTAGTGGAAAGGAGCAGGATTTTAAACTTGGCTTGAATGAAGATCAGGTTACTATCATTAATaatttgaacaagcttAACTGGAACAAGTTCCCAGTTTTGATTAGGAAAACCAAGCAAACACACAGAGCAGCAGTTTACCGCACGGACGACCCAGCCTTTTCAGAGGGGAAGGTTGTAGTGCAGCAGTTTGCTCAGCAGGCATTCGAGTTTTAA
- the KIC1 gene encoding kinase that interacts with cdc31p (EggNog:ENOG503NV84; COG:T) — MSATELFKRTEIIGRGKFGVVYKALNRQTKQVVAIKVLNLDTQEDEVADVQQEVQFLAELKNVPNVTHYYGSILNDTRLWIIMDYCSGGSVRTLLKAGVFEEKHIGVVIRESLIGLSAVHKLGVIHRDLKAANILISKEGNVQLCDFGVAAKVSANSLKRTTMAGTPYWMAPEVIREGDTYNSKADIWSLGITIYEIATGNPPYCDKDASWAMQMISKSTPPRLEGRDYSPNLKEAIALCLDENPEERPSADDLLKCKLVKFYRTYPTVTLKEVISRYLVWRDNNNRKDSTVFVSLENDLGDPQAEGDPGDANHIQVKWDFDSLSSREYIIENDIDLDGVDDRLDNTYSLGDYQNNDTYRTEPTLKADQYTSTLRNNYSHYDKLLKAAPSSAAPKNDIPISLQSLFEESPEIAAQSGHVGGDFELPPPGIGSQQSESRMESPTIEIPDIDKLPNLSSVGSTSTHNLSGQNSSQPHLSKPPALYHSQSASGNLETRFSTTGNQPATRPRKKTISNSFGSTSSSSGYYTSGTSHATPHTPTYSTLNNSNNTPSPNPPSTSTFASNSTAGSPSKSMKALSTSTNPLLQPINFKSSENSVSQPNLTSMNNVSTVSNNGSVSNGGAQPAAKPRKARPGLHIQMPTPNNTVNSLSALTNTSTNPADAENDHEVLNQFGVKPVQVGSMSMTPLTEKDSFVGNGEGIITEEKSSTPQVPRERAESISTSSRSIHVPQRKLTASNSLAVSKQIGSSSSPSSYIRTKFPAVPSINGEFFVDSTPKLKLVNELDNMIRLFNQGLEALEENL, encoded by the coding sequence ATGAGTGCCACCGAGTTGTTCAAGCGAACCGAAATCATTGGAAGGGGGAAGTTTGGGGTCGTTTACAAAGCCCTCAACCGGCAAACCAAACAGGTGGTGGCCATTAAAGTATTAAACTTGGATACCCAGGAAGATGAGGTGGCAGACGTCCAACAGGAGGTGCAGTTTCTTGCTGAGTTGAAAAATGTTCCCAACGTCACCCATTACTATGGGTCTATATTGAATGATACTCGTCTCTGGATCATAATGGATTATTGTTCTGGAGGATCGGTTAGAACTCTTCTTAAAGCCggagtttttgaagagaagcaTATTGGAGTGGTCATCAGAGAGCTGTTGATTGGTTTATCAGCCGTACACAAACTAGGGGTGATTCATCGAGATTTGAAGGCTGCAAACATCTTAAtctccaaagaaggaaacGTACAATTATGTGACTTTGGGGTGGCAGCAAAAGTCTCGGCTaactctttgaagagaacaACAATGGCCGGGACTCCCTACTGGATGGCCCCCGAGGTGATCAGGGAAGGTGATACATATAATTCAAAAGCAGACATTTGGTCCTTAGGTATCACCATCTATGAGATTGCCACCGGTAACCCTCCTTATTGTGATAAAGATGCTCTGTGGGCAATGCAAATGATCTCAAAGCTGACACCTCCGAGATTGGAAGGCCGGGACTACTCTCCTAATTTAAAAGAAGCCATTGCCTTATGTCTTGATGAGAATCCTGAAGAACGACCTCTGGCTGATGACCTCTTGAAGTGTAAATTGGTGAAGTTCTACCGCACTTATCCTACCGTTACTCTAAAGGAAGTCATCAGCAGGTACTTGGTGTGGAGAGATAATAATAATAGAAAAGACTCGACGGTTTTTGTGAGTTTGGAGAATGATTTAGGTGACCCTCAAGCAGAAGGTGATCCAGGTGATGCGAATCACATTCAAGTTAAATGGGATTTTGATTCTCTAAGCAGTAGAGAGTatatcattgaaaatgacaTCGACTTGGATGGTGTGGATGACAGACTTGATAATACCTACTCCTTGGGCGATTACCAAAACAACGATACCTATAGAACTGAACCAACATTAAAGGCTGACCAATACACTAGCACTTTACGAAACAATTATTCCCACTATGATAAGCTCCTCAAAGCAGCTCCTAGCTCAGCTGCTCCAAAGAATGATATTCCCATATCATTGCAAAGTCTCTTTGAAGAGTCTCCAGAAATAGCAGCCCAACTGGGTCATGTTGGTGGGGACTTTGAACTCCCACCTCCAGGAATAGGTTCACAGCAGTCTGAATCACGGATGGAATCACCAACCATTGAAATCCCCGATATTGATAAGCTTCCCAATTTATCGTCTGTGGGCTCAACATCAACCCATAACCTCAGCGGGCAAAATTCCAGTCAACCTCATTTGAGTAAACCTCCGGCCTTATATCACTCCCAGTCAGCTTCTggaaacttggaaactcGTTTCTCTACCACTGGCAATCAGCCAGCTACGCGGCCTCGGAAGAAGACTATTTCCAATTCGTTTGGAAGCACCAGCTCCTCTAGTGGATACTATACAAGCGGAACTTCTCATGCCACTCCTCATACTCCAACATACTCAACGTTGAAtaactccaacaacaccccatcaccaaatcctCCTTCTACGTCTACTTTTGCCAGCAACTCCACCGCAGGCTCACCTTCTAAGTCCATGAAGGCATTGCTGACCTCAACAAACCCTTTGCTTCAACCAATAAATTTCAAATCTAGTGAAAACTCGGTCTCACAGCCGAATTTGACGTCCATGAATAATGTTTCTACCGTTAGCAACAATGGTCTGGTCAGTAATGGTGGGGCTCAACCAGCAGCAAAACCAAGGAAAGCCCGCCCTGGTCTACATATTCAAATGCCTACCCCCAATAACACTGTCAACTCACTTTCAGCCCTCACCAACACCAGCACTAACCCTGCTGATGCTGAAAATGACCACGAGGTGCTAAATCAGTTTGGTGTTAAACCTGTGCAAGTCGGTAGTATGTCAATGACTCCATTAACGGAGAAAGATTCATTCGTGGGCAATGGAGAAGGAATAATCACAGAAGAGAAGTCATCTACTCCCCAAGTTCCAAGAGAACGGGCCGAGTCTATATCTACGTCAAGCAGGTCGATACATGTTCCCCAAAGAAAGTTGACTGCTTCAAATTCATTGGCCGTTTCCAAACAGATTGGCAGTAGCAGCTCACCATCGAGCTATATCAGGACAAAATTCCCAGCCGTTCCCAGCATCAACGGAGAGTTCTTCGTCGATTCAACTCCCAAACTCAAGTTGGTCAACGAACTTGACAATATGATTCGACTCTTCAATCAAGGTTTAGAGGCCCTAGAGGAAAATCTCTAG